In Scheffersomyces stipitis CBS 6054 chromosome 7, complete sequence, the DNA window TTGCTTCCCCATGCTTGGCTACTGGTGGTGCTTCTATTGCTGAAGTGTTGACAGATCCATACGCCCCTGTTGGTTTGGCATGCTGGGCAATAGCAGGATTCTGTGGTCCCCTGTTAGGTCCTTTCATTGGTTCAGTTTTGGTAGTGAAGGGAGGATGGAGATGGGCATTTTGGTTCCAATGCATCGCTACCGGTGTCTGCCTTTTGGTCTTGACGTTCTTTTTACCTGAATCTTATGGTAGTACCTTGCTCTACAGGAAAGCCAAGAGATTGAGAAGGGTGACTGGGAATGAAAATATCACTAGTGAaggagaaattgaaaacagTAAGCTAACTCTCCGTGAGTTGGTTGTCGAGACATTATGGAGAccaattgaaatttcaattcttgaaccaGTCGTCTTATTAATCCACATGCACATTGCTATGGTTTACTCCATTTTATATCTCTGGTTCGAAGCATTTCCGATTGTCTTTATGGAAACAAAAGGGTTCACACTTATCGAGTTGGGAATGACGTATCTTTCTATCAATGTAGGGTCCTTCCTTGGTGCAGCTATCTATGTTCCAATTGTATTGCATGCCTACACCAAGAAAGTCCTCAATAATGAAACCATTGTGCCAGAAGTTTTTATTCCTCTTGCTATTGTTGGAAGTGTCTGCATGCCAGTCGGGGTGTTCATCTTCGGTTGGACTTCAGTCAAGGAGTTCCCATGGGTTGCTCCTTTAATTGGAGCAGCAATTTTCACTATTGGTGCTTTCTTCATATTCCAAACTTTATTCAACTACATGGGAATgtctttcaagaaatacTTAGCTTCGGCATTTGCTGGAAATGACTTATTCCGTTCGGTTATAGCAGGTGTGTTCCCATTATTCGGAAGACCCCTTTTtgagaatttgaagactGATAAATATCCTGTCGGTTGGGGCTCCAGTATTCTTGGGTTTATTACTCTCGGAATGGTTGCCATCCCTGTACTATTTTATCTTAATGGTCCAAAATTAAGGGCAAGATCAAAGTACTCCAGTCTTTAGCACTTTGTTTAACTAGTAGTTTATAGATGTATATACAATAATTAATACCGTGGAAGAAATCAGGATTAGTAAAAGCCCAAAAAGCAAATTTAACATCTCCAGTAGTGTGACAGACAGATTGATCGCTGGATAGACTTTGGTCAACAGATCCAACAAGGAAGGGATATTCAACTCAAAACTATATTTCTATAACAGTGAGAGACAGGAGTCCCACGAAGCAAGAAATCAGCGAAGGCAAGTAGGAAGATTATCAGAGCCTTGATTTGGTGGCCAAGTCTGACTTGATTTGTAGCTCACATGAATTAATCATGGTCTGATGGATTTGAGGGTACAATTTGTTGTAAGCCCTCTCAAACCAAGACAGGGACACGTGGAGACGAAAGTATTTCCAGCGTCAAACCATCAGCAGTGGTCACATTATTACCGATAATTGATCCAAGGTCTAACTTTTCCTCTGTTTATTATGAAGCCACCTGACGTTCCGGACTTTGGGGAAATCCGgcttcaacttgattaCAGAATTGTATACTGTAGTAATTGCTACACCATAGATAAGTGGATGTCCCAACCAAAGCCAGGAAATGACCCAAACGTATACTAGGCAAGATATATTGATTTgtgaaagaagattgttcGAGTTTCCTGGCAAGCCATTTCGTCCCTAGTGCCTGTTTGGCAAATGATGGTTAACATTTTCGGTAGCCAAATGCAAGTGGTCGAGTGGTATACTGTATTCATCCAGAGAAAAGCCAACACTAGCGATTTTACGGAGAATGCTGCATTATGTTTTAGTGACGAACCAGCAAGACAAGCTAAGGCTTTCGTTTATAATCCTTTGTAAATATCTAGATTTAGGATCAAAGAATATGATGAGAGATGATACCCAATATCTGTAGAAAAAGGAGTCTACATGCACAGCATATCCAGACTACAGGAAGCGTGTGATTGTTTGCGGAACTTTAGTGATGCGTGCCAAACAGCCTGCTTGATTAATTGCTACATTCTATCACCCTCTGTGTCTCTTTATGACTTCACAAATTTTTTGTTTAACTATGGTACTTATAAAACACGGGACTGCACTTGCCTCTAAGCCTGTCTATAATTTTTTCACTATATCAATTCATACACTTCCCTTCATTCATTGAAGTCTTCCCACACTGATGTTCAGAAACTCCGTCAGACTGTTCAGCGTGGCTGTTCCACGCCTGAACAAGAGTCCTCGTTTCGTCACGACGCTCAAAGAAGCATCCAAACCTGCTCTTGAAAAGTCTAGACCCATCACAAAACCCATAGGCTTGGAGTCTCCAGTACTCTTGAACCACAAGCTTGGAGACACCTATTCGTTGACGAACATTAAACAGGAATTGTTCAGTTCGGAGgcaaaagaaagaagacagaAAAAGCTCGACTACGAGATCAGACACTCGCCGTTCTATGAAACAAAGTCGTTCAGAAACACTAATGGTAAGATCTTCACCCCACCGAtctcatttttcaaaaaggACAAAGCTCTATATTTCCCCGACTTCATCTCGAGCACTTTGGATGGCCAGTCGAGGAGTTTATACGAAATTTTAGCTGACAAAGTCAGCATTGTTAGATTGTATTCCACAGTTTCTGGCGAACAGTGCAGTCATTCGTATTTCAAAGTTGACGGCAAGGACTATGCACAGGGAGATTATGGAGTTTTTGAGGAGAATCATCCACAGAGCCAGATTATCGACATTAACATTCCCCAGAACTGGATGAAGGGATTCTTGTTGGGTCTTTCCAAATCCAACATCAAAAAGACCATTTCTCCTCAGAGACACAACAAGTACTTCATTCTTCCAGACCATATCTTCCAGTACAGCTTGCGCGAAAAATTGATGTGCGATAATATGTGCTCGGGCTATATCTACCTATTGGACCACAACGGGAAGCTCCGTTGGGCCACGAGTGGTTATGCCAATGACGAGGAATTGGCTTTGATGTGGAAGTGCGTGAGAGGCTTGGAAAAGGAGTTGAGTAGTCTTAAGGATTGATAGTGTAGAGACATGTAAATATCATAGAATGAGTATACAAGATAGTATATAATGATAGACTATAGTCACATTCAACATAGAATTTCTACGATATTATCAATGGAGAATTGATACGTAAAGATTGTCTAAGAGAGTCCTTTGGCCTCGTAGAATGAGACTAGCCACATATTCATCGATagacttgatcaaaaaGGAAATTCAGTTTTCAATCCTTTTTATCTCCGATAATGAAATACGCATGGTCACATCATTAGCACCAAAGGGCACAAACTGCCTTGTCCCTATACGTTACACCATTTTGTAGCCTAAGGACTACGAGCCACTCGAGATTGCGGATGAATAAAAAAGACTCAAATTGGAAGTTTTGGGGCCGTGGATTTGGGGCCGTGGATTTGGGGCCGTGCCTGTAGTTCTCTTATCATGATGAAATTAGTGTTCTGATTCAGGCAGGCATTCTATGCACCAAGGCGCATGGAGGTGAGTGCATGAAATTAATGCAAAAGAATTGCACTGGCTCCCACTGGTCGTTCTATTTTCCTATAATTGCATTTTCATATAATTGCATTTTCATAGTGGCGAGGTTCAAAAGTCAATACCATAACTTATCCAGTttttttgatatttgcCTTGATAGAAGTATGAAGTTAATTTCGCCTGGATATACTGATCTCGACATTCGAAACTAAATCcgaaaacaaaaagttgGCCCTCAAAACCAAGTCGGCAATATCCCATTTCAAGAGGTGCGAAATTAAACTGCAAAATAGCCAAATAGAATACCGAAAGTGGCGTTGCCGGGAATATGATTTCCATGAGCCTATTGCATTTACCTCCAGTGTAGAAGCGAGGGGAATTTAAGGTTGTTCTGCAGAAAGGGCAAGTCCTTGCAGATTAATTATGTaattatttttttgtaACTCGCCAAGTGAGCGAGTGGCTCGTTAGCTGCTACTGCCCTTTTTTGACAGTTTTGTATGTCGGCACTCCAACTGCCAAACCCGACCGATAATTGAATGGAAGTACATGTATATTCTCTAATTTTAGTACCAAGCACATGAAAttattgaacttcaacagaTACGGCACGGCAATAAAGACACGTTGTTCCGTTTTCAGAATGGGCTATTACTTAAATTGGACATATTAGCATTCAAAATATAATACCATACTACTGTATAGGAGCATGCGATAAAGGATGATAAACACTTCCTCAACCATGTGCTTACAGTTCCGTACTTCTCCCAATTTGTAAAGATTGTGAGCCTCATATACCAAAAGGGCAGAAGTTCGCCTTATGAAGTATATTTGTAATGTACATCCCTATAAAAAGGTGAAAAACCGCTCAGAACCAAGAACTATATGAATCATATTATCCAGAAAATGATTACTGCTCTAGCTTCAGCGAACTCAACAAATCTTGGCTTTCATCCTTTTCATGTTGAAGGACATTGCTCGTTTTTGTCGCAAGTGGAAGTAAGAAATGGGGATAATCGTCGAAACTTCAAACCTAAAACTAACTTTGTCTGGCTAGGCGAAGTACATGGTATAATAAATGCAAGAGAACCGACTCATTTCATCAATGAGGGTACACTGTATTACAAAAAACCGAGACTTGTAGGAATAGATGAAAGGTCAGAAAGTCAGCACGCATTGCTAGTGAATTTGATCAGACTTTACCATCTTACACTTCTTAACGAAGAAGGGGATCTAAGAAACGTAAAGAATATCAGATATGATGACGGGCACTCCACAGCACATACTTCGTGGCCCAGGGAAATTGGCgagaaatggaattggCCAAACTCTTCGTCATCCGAAGAATATCCGGAGTTCATTTCACTTGATGAAACATCGGAACAACAAAGCCATTCAATGGTCCTAGACTTTACGGGATTATCGGACGAAGAAATCACAATTATGTGGCGTATGTGTTCCAGATGGTGCCAGAGAACAAACTTCAAACTTGATTTTGAGCTTCCAAAGTTAGCTTCCAGAATCTACTGCAAATCAAGTCGCACGATGCCCAATTTCCTCGAAGTGGAAGAGGTCCGAACTCGAAATCCAAAACGTATCCCCAAATCTAGTCAGATATGGGATCTCATTGTCAAATATGTTAGAAGAAACCGATTAGAGCTGCAGGCTCGTTCATCTTGCTTAGTGATTAGTCACATAATGCTCTCGTTACTTCCGGATACGTTGGAAGGCTTGTCGTTCTTGCTGGAAAGAGTAGAAATACACCTTCCTTCTCTCTTCTCATTAAGACAATTATCTTCTGACAAAGAGGAAAACGAAAGAATGTTGAATGATTGGAGACAGATTGAGAAGTATCCCGCgatcatcttcaattatGGTCTCTTTGTTGCGAACTGCTTTCCAATTGGATTAATGAAACGGGAATTATTCCCAACCGAAGGAGTACACGAGAAAGACTTGGTGAATGCTATGGTGTCTTACGCCACGGGTATTGGAGTGGCAAGCTTTGATAATTCGAATCTATTTGTTTCATACCCAAATTTGGTAGATACAAAAAATAGGGTGTTTGCAGTCAAAGCAAatgtggaagaagaaaagggGTATCTGGTTGAAAACGACATAGTAAGCTCTTTTGGCTTTCCATGTTTCGGTAACCCATACTTGTTTCACCCCCTACATACGTTTAAAAATGAGATTGAGCAAGGAACACCACATGAAGGAGAGTTCATGTTGAAAAAAccaaaaattgaaaacaatAAATGTATCTTGAACCTCATCGATGCTTGGAGTTACGCATGGACTTATCGTATTGGTGGTTATGATTGTCATATTGAAATCGACAACTCTCATCTTTTCAAAGCATTTGCACCCAATGAGTCTTCTTGGACTGTGATCTATCTTGTGAATAAAAAAAAGACAGATAATTTAGTGGAGTCTAAGGTCACAATTACCAAAAtcgaaaagagaaagaattccttcttcaagctACAAGACTTTACAAAGCCAGATTTTCTGCCTTCATGCGTAGAGGTTGTTGTCAAAAAGAAATATCCAATAGACACCAATAAAAGTGTACAGAAACTCCAGAATTGGGACAATATTCTTGATGGAGCAAAGAATTTGAAGGGTTGAATAGCTTTTTAGCGAGAATAGAATTGCTATACTTAAATATCAAGATGGTTtaagaaatgaaataaaCCTCAACTTTCAAATAAATAATGAGACCAGCTGGATTTTCTGATCTAAACAGTACTATAGCTTCATCTACAGTGAAACTAATAACCGTCTGAACTTTAGTAGTGACAAGGCTCAAGCCGTCAAAATATTACCAAGTCACATAGTATGAAAGTCCGGAAAACAAAGGATTTCAACACTCAATAATATTTATTGCTGTTGCTAGTGACGGACAAGATTCGGCGTTGTTTTTTAAACTTACAATCCGTAATTTCTTCCCCTGTTTCCTTTTGTATATACACTTTTTAATAGACATTCAGTATTCATATAAAGCCTACTCGAGAAGCTATATGCAGATTAATTTCGGTTCAAAGCACGTGAAACTTCAGGActgatggaaaataagataCAGGATCTCTAATAATGGTTTCCGAGGTGACCAACCTCGGATTGGATCCGATAAATATCCGAAACAGAAATTCTACgtttcttttgttgaataacgCAACAAATtacagagatgagatgaggatgaagaatatataaagccCAGAGGATTCCCTCTAGTTTAAACAGATTTTAAATAGTTCTTCAGTGATTAATATAActccatatccattaatccatttctaagtccaaaaggaaaaccggCCTACCCATATACAGGTTTCCCGTCAAGGACTGCATTCTATTTGCTACATATACTTTAAGTACTCCCAGTATTTGTGTTCGGCGTTGGGTAAATAATGATATGGTGGTAAGCAATTCAGATGCTTTACACTGGTATTAATTGTTATTCCCCTACACAAGAGCATGGCCATACCAAAGTTTACTTAGAAATTCTCTTGAGAGCGATTTGTTCGGACTCTATACAAAGTAAGACATTTGAAGCTGTCCAAAGTTTTACATGGTTGGGTCCAGTTAGACTGAAGTTTGCCCCAAGTGAAAGTTCCTTCGATGGATTGAGCAAGTTATTCTTAACCATTGACAGCGGACTATGTTTGGATAATATTAAACTACAAGCGAAGATATTAACTGGCCTTCAAATGTCTAGCATAGATGACCATTTTGATGAATTTTCGTCCACAAATTGGTATGACAACCAtgtttctcttcttatTAACATATTACGTCTCTATATATTGCTCGACTTAGCAGAGAAGAAGGGTCTACAAACGGGCAGATTTCCTCCTCTTAATAACAAAACTtatgaagttgatgtcAATAATATACTTCCGTTTCCCGATACTCCTGTAAAGTTCTCTTGGCCCGGGGGGAGTGAAAAGAAAGGATATCCAAATTTTGTATATGCCAATGACTTCTTTCcgacttcatcttctccatATATTGACCTTCGTGGACTTGATATCGACGAAGCAAGGATTGTGCTATTCATGACAGGAGAGTGGAAAGCACAGACCAACTTTAAAGTGGATTTCAATAGCTCTAAGTTGTGCAATGAAATCTTTTATAGGTATAGGAAACCTATTAATGAGTTGGACTTGTGGTATAATTCTGACGACTTTGGAATGCCGATGTCTCATGTTGTTTTGTCAGCTTTACGCAAGTATGTCGTTAACAACAGCTTATACTATCAATTCCATATTGCAAGTGATCTAATTAGTCAGCTTATGCTTACGATTTTTCCTGAAAATGTAGAGGGAATGACGTGGTTGCAGCATACTGCGGAGATTAATTTGCCTATATTTGGTTCTATTAGAGGAAGATATCCTTTCCTATGTCAAGGTGAAACTGCCATAGCAAGACCAGATCACATCAAAGAATGGGCGCTATTTATCGCCAATCCGTATCtattattttcaagatcattAGTACTTGCTACTTGCTTCAATATTGGTTTGGCTGCAAGGGATTTCAGAATACGTAATAGTCTTTCACTGAAAGAAACAATCGAAGAGTTTTTCTTGGACTCTGAATCGTTTTATGCATCTGCAATAAGTCTCGCCACTGGTTCAGAATTTCCTAAGAATGAAATGACAAGTGCTTGTTTATTTTATCCTTCTCTTTTGGAAACCTGCGGCACTTATTCGGTGCCAGTGTCGCTGCTACAAAACCAATCAGAAATTATTGTAGATAATTGCGTGTTTCATGACGTTCCATTTGTCGGTTCTCCCTACACGTCATATCCAATTGCAGtgtttgatgatgaaagTCCGTACAGTGGCAAGTTCTCCATACCGACACCAATCagagttgttgataatGGAGCCATATACAGCCCTTTGGATACTTGGAAATTAGCCTGGCTCTGCGAAGTAGCTGGTTACAAACTTCATGCTTCAAGCATGAAATCTAAAGATGAAATATACAAACACGCTGGCCGCAGCAAGTGGTATTCTTTGTCTCTAAATTGCTTGCTGATTGACAGCGAAGGTTTGCTTGTTACGGGGTTTGAACGAATTAATGAGGATTTCATCCATTTGCCTAATTTCCTCCTTCCGGACACCTATCCATCTTTTGATATAGAAGTCGAGGTTTGCAATTTGTTTGTGGATGTTAAAAATTGCAGAGAAAGTAGGAGAGCCATTTCTGCAGGCGTCTCAAGCATTCGCTGGCGCAGCTTTGGAGATTCGACACCTGAAATAGTGAAAGGTTCAATGAAACGGGTTAATGGCTCATTGATTGCCACAGAATATGAACGAGAGGTAGTTCAAGGAAAAGATTTTGAGTAAAATTTAGATACAAGCTTTTCACTGCGATAACTTAGAAAGAAGTGTAATTTACATCCTCGATCTCGAAGTATTCCCCAGGCTTGCAATCGAGGAGAACATACCTCTGACATGACAACAGTATGTTTAGCGAAAGGGTCAGTATAGGGTTAAAGCACAATTGATCTATGAAGCAGTATTTGAGGAAGTGTGAGTCTTGATGGACTTTAGTCATGCTTTGGATTGTGATTCAGATGAGACCACATTTATTTGTCATTGGTGCCGTTTGTCTAGTATGCTAGTAAGTATTCAAAGACGTCTA includes these proteins:
- the PSV1 gene encoding Major viral coat protein (Pichia stiptis virus 1 PsVirus1 Major viral coat protein GAG1 (MCP) similar to Saccharomyces cerevisiae virus L-A (L1) with sequence similarity to similar) translates to MITALASANSTNLGFHPFHVEGHCSFLSQVEVRNGDNRRNFKPKTNFVWLGEVHGIINAREPTHFINEGTSYYKKPRLVGIDERSESQHALLVNLIRLYHLTLLNEEGDLRNVKNIRYDDGHSTAHTSWPREIGEKWNWPNSSSSEEYPEFISLDETSEQQSHSMVLDFTGLSDEEITIMWRMCSRWCQRTNFKLDFELPKLASRIYCKSSRTMPNFLEVEEVRTRNPKRIPKSSQIWDLIVKYVRRNRLESQARSSCLVISHIMLSLLPDTLEGLSFLSERVEIHLPSLFSLRQLSSDKEENERMLNDWRQIEKYPAIIFNYGLFVANCFPIGLMKRELFPTEGVHEKDLVNAMVSYATGIGVASFDNSNLFVSYPNLVDTKNRVFAVKANVEEEKGYSVENDIVSSFGFPCFGNPYLFHPLHTFKNEIEQGTPHEGEFMLKKPKIENNKCILNLIDAWSYAWTYRIGGYDCHIEIDNSHLFKAFAPNESSWTVIYLVNKKKTDNLVESKVTITKIEKRKNSFFKLQDFTKPDFSPSCVEVVVKKKYPIDTNKSVQKLQNWDNILDGAKNLKG
- the PSV2 gene encoding major coat protein/ssRNA-binding protein - IMP dehydrogenase/GMP reductase (Pichia stiptis virus 1 MCP2 1-650 aa: major coat protein 600-end: ssRNA-binding protein - IMP dehydrogenase/GMP reductase) — protein: MLYTGINCYSPTQEHGHTKVYLEILLRAICSDSIQSKTFEAVQSFTWLGPVRSKFAPSESSFDGLSKLFLTIDSGLCLDNIKLQAKILTGLQMSSIDDHFDEFSSTNWYDNHVSLLINILRLYILLDLAEKKGLQTGRFPPLNNKTYEVDVNNILPFPDTPVKFSWPGGSEKKGYPNFVYANDFFPTSSSPYIDLRGLDIDEARIVLFMTGEWKAQTNFKVDFNSSKLCNEIFYRYRKPINELDLWYNSDDFGMPMSHVVLSALRKYVVNNSLYYQFHIASDLISQLMLTIFPENVEGMTWLQHTAEINLPIFGSIRGRYPFLCQGETAIARPDHIKEWALFIANPYLLFSRSLVLATCFNIGLAARDFRIRNSLSSKETIEEFFLDSESFYASAISLATGSEFPKNEMTSACLFYPSLLETCGTYSVPVSSLQNQSEIIVDNCVFHDVPFVGSPYTSYPIAVFDDESPYSGKFSIPTPIRVVDNGAIYSPLDTWKLAWLCEVAGYKLHASSMKSKDEIYKHAGRSKWYSLSLNCLSIDSEGLLVTGFERINEDFIHLPNFLLPDTYPSFDIEVEVCNLFVDVKNCRESRRAISAGVSSIRWRSFGDSTPEIVKGSMKRVNGSLIATEYEREVVQGKDFE
- a CDS encoding predicted protein, whose translation is MFRNSVRSFSVAVPRSNKSPRFVTTLKEASKPALEKSRPITKPIGLESPVLLNHKLGDTYSLTNIKQELFSSEAKERRQKKLDYEIRHSPFYETKSFRNTNGKIFTPPISFFKKDKALYFPDFISSTLDGQSRSLYEILADKVSIVRLYSTVSGEQCSHSYFKVDGKDYAQGDYGVFEENHPQSQIIDINIPQNWMKGFLLGLSKSNIKKTISPQRHNKYFILPDHIFQYSLREKLMCDNMCSGYIYLLDHNGKLRWATSGYANDEELALMWKCVRGLEKELSSLKD
- the MDR16 gene encoding multidrug resistance protein 6 benomyl/methotrexate resistance protein — its product is MHYRFIRDSFFGRVVYHLSGHQFFSHKEESSDYIVPEIYLKGTEGANFSKEENELNSIVSNSLSSQSEQTILAADRIIVDWDGEDDPENPVNWPLYQKAFFIFEIAFLTVSVYMGAALYTPGLEQIMEEFHISQVVATLPLTFFVIGYGIGPMVLSPLSENAAVGRTSIYIITLFVYFILQIPTALSKDIASLTVLRFISGIFASPCLATGGASIAEVLTDPYAPVGLACWAIAGFCGPSLGPFIGSVLVVKGGWRWAFWFQCIATGVCLLVLTFFLPESYGSTLLYRKAKRLRRVTGNENITSEGEIENSKLTLRELVVETLWRPIEISILEPVVLLIHMHIAMVYSILYLWFEAFPIVFMETKGFTLIELGMTYLSINVGSFLGAAIYVPIVLHAYTKKVLNNETIVPEVFIPLAIVGSVCMPVGVFIFGWTSVKEFPWVAPLIGAAIFTIGAFFIFQTLFNYMGMSFKKYLASAFAGNDLFRSVIAGVFPLFGRPLFENLKTDKYPVGWGSSILGFITLGMVAIPVLFYLNGPKLRARSKYSSL